In a genomic window of Nomascus leucogenys isolate Asia chromosome 4, Asia_NLE_v1, whole genome shotgun sequence:
- the TRMT112 gene encoding multifunctional methyltransferase subunit TRM112-like protein — translation MTTSFRFRPGERLCGDMKLLTHNLLSSHVRGVGSRGFPLRLQATEVRICPVEFNPNFVARMIPKVEWSAFLEAADNLRLIQVPKGPVEGYEENEEFLRTMHHLLLEVEVIEGTLQCPESGRIFPISRGIPNMLLSEEETES, via the exons ATGACGACGTCTTTCCGGTTCCGGCCTGGCGAGCGCTTGTGCGGCGACATGAAACTGCTCACCCACAATCTGCTGAGCTCGCATGTGCGGGGGGTGGGGTCCCGTGGCTTCCCCCTGCGCCTCCAG GCCACCGAGGTCCGTATCTGCCCTGTGGAATTCAATCCCAACTTCGTGGCGCGTATGATACCTAAGGTGGAGTGGTCGGCGTTCCTGGAGGCGGCAGATAAC TTGCGCCTGATCCAGGTGCCTAAAGGGCCGGTTGAGGGATATGAGGAGAATGAAGAGTTTCTGAGGACCATGCACCACCTGCTGCTGGAG GTGGAAGTGATAGAGGGCACCCTGCAGTGCCCAGAATCTGGACGTATATTCCCCATCAGCCGCGGGATCCCCAACATGCTGCTGagtgaagaggaaactgagagttGA